A window of Hyperolius riggenbachi isolate aHypRig1 chromosome 1, aHypRig1.pri, whole genome shotgun sequence contains these coding sequences:
- the LOC137532408 gene encoding gamma-crystallin-3-like codes for MWQCRGYISTIILLPVTKADTQQHSDSSSNMGKITFYEDRDYQGRSYECSSDCQDLSSYFRRCNSARVHNGNWILYEQPNYRGHQYYLLRGDYPDYQQWVGYNDSVRSCRMSPQHSGSFRIRIYNKGDFGGHMMEFSDDCPNVYDKFGYHDIFSADVRDGYWMFYEEPNYRGRQYYLRPGEYRSYSDWGASSPRIGSFRRVHYFH; via the exons atgtggcagtgcagggggtaTATAAGCACCATAATTCTCCTGCCTGTTACCAAAGCCGACACGCAGCAGCACAGCGACTCCTCCAGCAACATGGGAAAG ATCACCTTCTACGAGGACAGGGACTACCAGGGACGTTCCTACGAGTGTAGCTCTGACTGCCAGGACCTCTCCTCCTACTTCAGACGCTGCAACTCCGCCCGAGTGCACAATGGGAACTGGATCCTGTATGAGCAGCCCAACTACAGAGGACACCAGTACTACCTCCTTAGAGGAGACTACCCTGACTACCAGCAATGGGTGGGCTACAATGACTCCGTCAGGTCTTGCCGGATGAGCCCCCAG CACAGCGGTTCATTCAGAATCAGGATCTACAATAAAGGGGACTTTGGAGGTCACATGATGGAGTTCTCTGATGATTGTCCTAATGTCTACGACAAATTTGGCTACCATGACATTTTCTCTGCCGATGTCCGAGATGGCTATTGGATGTTCTATGAAGAACCCAACTATAGGGGGCGCCAGTATTACCTGAGACCCGGAGAGTACAGGAGCTACTCCGACTGGGGGGCCTCAAGCCCCAGGATTGGCTCCTTCAGACGTGTCCATTATTTCCACTGA